The Paenibacillus sp. MBLB1832 genome has a window encoding:
- the yfbR gene encoding 5'-deoxynucleotidase — MHHHFFAYLYRLKYIDRWSLMWNMRRENVAEHSFYVASIAHMLCTISNEVFGGSVPTDRVVSIALFHDASEVLTGDIPQPVKHNNERILRNFRQIEEVAVERLISTIPPALSGIYRGLIQDPDPELYRWVKAADLLEAYIKCLTELSTGNREFIVAKQQVLESLQKMNMPEVDYFLENMSASFEKTLDEITLDIADPS, encoded by the coding sequence ATGCATCATCACTTTTTCGCTTACTTATATCGTCTCAAATATATTGATCGCTGGAGCCTCATGTGGAACATGCGCCGCGAGAATGTCGCCGAGCACTCCTTCTACGTGGCTTCCATTGCTCACATGCTTTGCACGATTTCCAATGAAGTGTTCGGGGGCAGCGTGCCCACGGATCGCGTCGTTTCCATTGCGCTATTCCACGATGCGTCCGAAGTACTGACTGGCGATATTCCTCAGCCTGTGAAGCACAACAATGAGCGAATCCTACGTAATTTTCGGCAAATTGAAGAAGTCGCTGTTGAGCGCTTGATCAGCACAATTCCGCCGGCGCTTAGCGGCATCTACCGCGGTCTCATTCAGGATCCAGATCCTGAGCTCTATCGTTGGGTAAAAGCTGCCGATCTGCTCGAAGCCTACATCAAGTGCTTGACCGAGCTCTCCACGGGCAACCGTGAATTTATCGTAGCTAAGCAGCAGGTGCTGGAAAGCTTGCAGAAAATGAACATGCCGGAAGTCGATTATTTCCTCGAGAATATGAGCGCGTCCTTCGAGAAAACACTGGATGAAATCACGTTAGATATTGCAGATCCCAGTTAG
- a CDS encoding sensor histidine kinase produces the protein MTDSLRTRIAKPSILKKLLDDLFAYTRLTSTNMKLDLKPVDIHDLIHQLLFEFEPIAMEHGVSIVRDCSRMHAVVMIDSDKFVRALDNLLMNALKYTIKPGSIRVYTQLDETNFYVTVENNAEPITKEQEVKLFDSFYEVDDSRQSEQIQTGSGLGLSIAKNITELHGGTLGLTHQDGVYQFTVRMPRGSE, from the coding sequence ATGACAGATTCGTTAAGAACACGTATAGCAAAGCCATCCATTTTAAAAAAATTATTAGATGATTTGTTTGCCTATACAAGGTTAACCTCCACCAATATGAAGCTAGATCTTAAACCTGTTGATATTCATGACCTGATTCATCAATTACTCTTTGAATTTGAGCCCATTGCTATGGAGCATGGTGTATCGATCGTTCGAGATTGCTCACGTATGCATGCTGTTGTGATGATAGATAGTGATAAATTTGTGAGAGCCCTCGATAATTTACTGATGAATGCTCTTAAATACACCATAAAACCAGGTTCAATACGTGTTTATACACAACTGGATGAAACCAATTTCTATGTTACTGTTGAAAATAATGCAGAGCCGATAACAAAGGAGCAGGAAGTGAAGCTTTTTGACAGTTTTTATGAAGTGGATGACTCCAGGCAGAGCGAACAGATCCAGACAGGTTCAGGATTAGGTCTTTCCATTGCCAAGAATATTACGGAGTTGCATGGAGGAACCCTTGGACTCACACATCAAGATGGTGTCTATCAGTTCACAGTTAGGATGCCGCGGGGCTCCGAATAA
- a CDS encoding HAMP domain-containing protein has protein sequence MKDKLPILFKRKNSIQVDMIWTFVISMFIALIIIAIMANLFNRYSGYRYIVYLPYFNVAAYILAFIVSFFILTRRVVTYLRTLEEGLSIIAEGNLSCRVPILRKDEIGRVASSINLMTEKLEKQIQKERDIEKSKLDLITGVSHDLRTPLTSIIGYLDLLRTGSYQNKDEYDRFVKNTYSKAIHFKKIIR, from the coding sequence TTGAAAGATAAGTTGCCCATACTTTTTAAACGGAAGAACAGCATTCAGGTGGATATGATCTGGACCTTTGTGATAAGCATGTTCATTGCTTTAATCATTATCGCAATAATGGCGAACCTCTTTAATCGTTATAGCGGATATCGCTATATTGTATATCTTCCTTATTTCAATGTAGCGGCGTACATTCTTGCATTTATTGTTTCTTTTTTTATTTTAACACGACGTGTGGTAACGTATTTACGAACCTTAGAAGAGGGGCTCTCCATCATCGCGGAAGGAAATTTAAGCTGTAGAGTACCTATTCTTCGAAAGGACGAGATTGGAAGAGTGGCCTCTAGTATTAATCTAATGACGGAAAAATTAGAGAAACAGATTCAGAAAGAGCGCGACATCGAGAAATCCAAGCTTGATCTGATCACTGGTGTGTCGCATGACTTGCGAACGCCATTAACAAGCATTATTGGCTATTTGGATTTACTGAGAACAGGATCCTATCAAAATAAAGATGAATATGACAGATTCGTTAAGAACACGTATAGCAAAGCCATCCATTTTAAAAAAATTATTAGATGA
- a CDS encoding class I SAM-dependent methyltransferase → MTQANFMLFLKKFMNNPKQVGSISPSSRFLARKMVQSVPWHQVRNVAELGSGTGAITSWISSYVYPETNVFLFEKEGQMRSQLQRKYAGFACHSDACQLTTTISRYAIDQLDCIISGLPFFNFERNLRETLMKQIKQALKPDGHFVAFQYSLQMKTHFMKYFDIEKISFVPFNVPPAFVYVCRKRAKDGEL, encoded by the coding sequence ATGACACAAGCTAATTTCATGCTTTTTTTAAAGAAATTTATGAACAATCCCAAACAAGTTGGCAGCATTTCGCCGAGTTCACGTTTCTTGGCTAGAAAGATGGTACAGTCTGTTCCCTGGCATCAGGTAAGAAATGTGGCAGAGCTTGGTTCGGGCACAGGCGCAATTACTTCGTGGATTTCATCTTATGTATATCCAGAGACCAATGTATTCCTGTTTGAAAAAGAAGGACAAATGCGAAGTCAGCTACAGCGGAAGTACGCTGGGTTTGCGTGTCACTCGGATGCGTGCCAGTTAACTACTACGATTAGCCGCTATGCCATTGACCAGTTGGATTGTATAATTAGCGGATTGCCTTTTTTTAACTTTGAAAGGAATTTGCGCGAGACTTTAATGAAGCAAATTAAGCAGGCGCTGAAGCCTGATGGTCATTTTGTAGCTTTTCAATATTCATTGCAAATGAAAACTCATTTTATGAAATATTTTGACATCGAAAAAATATCGTTTGTTCCTTTCAATGTCCCGCCAGCATTTGTGTATGTTTGCAGGAAGAGAGCAAAGGATGGCGAGTTGTAG
- a CDS encoding DedA family protein: MIMGIYFFCAFCFGPFGFPIPNEVTILAGAILIANTDLNPWLVYLFLLCGLLCAVTMGYILGSLFGKRFTSRFRKNRYLSKAEELFHKYGSIAICLAYLLPVVRYFIPVLSGINRVSYRKFALLSYTSAFVWTSVYFTVGLLLGNHWLHVPSFVDVESMMIGLFTTYFFFCLVKNLVAIYGNGQSSMSHSRIEKNNG; the protein is encoded by the coding sequence ATGATTATGGGTATATATTTTTTCTGCGCATTCTGTTTTGGGCCATTCGGGTTTCCAATTCCGAATGAAGTCACCATTCTAGCAGGGGCAATCCTGATTGCGAATACCGATTTAAATCCGTGGTTGGTCTACTTGTTTTTACTGTGTGGATTATTATGTGCGGTTACTATGGGCTATATCCTGGGGAGTCTATTCGGGAAGAGATTCACTTCCAGGTTTCGAAAGAACCGTTATTTGAGCAAAGCGGAAGAGCTGTTTCACAAATACGGATCAATAGCGATTTGCTTAGCTTATCTTTTGCCTGTAGTTCGTTACTTCATTCCTGTCTTGTCAGGAATCAATCGTGTATCCTACCGTAAATTCGCCTTGCTTTCGTATACTAGCGCATTTGTGTGGACATCGGTTTATTTTACCGTTGGTTTATTACTTGGCAATCATTGGTTGCATGTTCCCTCTTTTGTTGATGTGGAGTCGATGATGATTGGACTCTTCACTACTTATTTCTTCTTCTGCTTGGTCAAAAATCTTGTAGCAATCTATGGGAATGGACAGTCAAGTATGAGTCATTCAAGAATTGAAAAAAATAACGGTTAA
- a CDS encoding ArsR/SmtB family transcription factor, with amino-acid sequence MTQTAIDVFRSCIPLFQALSDPARQDIIMQLAANESLSVNDIAEQSRLSRPAISHHLKILRDNKLVLIEQKGTQRYYSLSLEQSVEQLKELIGIVENECL; translated from the coding sequence ATGACCCAGACAGCAATCGATGTATTCAGATCATGTATCCCTCTTTTCCAGGCGCTCAGTGATCCTGCCAGACAAGATATCATTATGCAATTAGCAGCAAATGAATCCTTAAGTGTCAATGATATTGCGGAGCAATCACGACTTTCTAGGCCAGCTATTTCCCACCATCTTAAAATACTGCGTGATAACAAGCTAGTACTCATAGAGCAGAAAGGTACGCAGCGCTACTATTCTCTGTCCTTGGAGCAAAGTGTTGAACAATTAAAAGAACTTATTGGGATTGTCGAGAATGAATGTCTATAA
- a CDS encoding SDR family NAD(P)-dependent oxidoreductase, producing the protein MTKTVLITGATSGLGSEFVQLFAKDGYDLVLVARNEKNLEEIKQTWKDVNVTILPKDLSEPGAAKEVFEFVQQRNITVDVLVNNAGFGLMGKFDELDIQKQVNMIQLNVTALTELTYYFLKGMKHRNHGKIMNVASTAAFQPGPLMAIYYATKAFVLSFSEALVEELAHTNITVTTLCPGATKTNFGAVASVESTKMFSNAMASDVVAKEGYEAMLKGKRVVITGALNKAGALGSKFLPRSVAAKIAKYVAGEK; encoded by the coding sequence ATGACAAAAACAGTGTTAATCACAGGAGCTACGAGTGGACTAGGGAGTGAATTCGTACAATTATTTGCAAAAGATGGATATGATCTTGTACTTGTGGCGAGAAATGAAAAGAACCTTGAGGAAATCAAGCAAACTTGGAAGGATGTTAATGTTACTATCCTGCCTAAAGATTTGAGTGAGCCAGGAGCCGCTAAAGAAGTATTTGAATTTGTCCAACAAAGAAATATTACAGTGGATGTACTTGTTAATAATGCTGGTTTCGGTTTAATGGGGAAATTTGACGAATTGGATATTCAAAAACAAGTAAATATGATTCAATTAAACGTAACCGCTCTTACAGAGCTTACCTACTACTTTCTGAAGGGCATGAAACATAGAAACCATGGTAAAATTATGAATGTTGCCAGTACAGCGGCATTCCAACCCGGTCCTCTCATGGCCATTTATTATGCAACCAAAGCTTTTGTCTTGTCATTCTCAGAAGCTCTTGTTGAAGAATTAGCCCATACAAATATTACTGTGACAACGTTGTGTCCTGGAGCAACTAAAACCAATTTTGGTGCTGTAGCCAGTGTTGAAAGCACGAAAATGTTCAGCAATGCCATGGCTTCCGATGTAGTCGCTAAGGAAGGGTACGAGGCGATGTTGAAAGGAAAACGAGTGGTTATTACGGGTGCTCTAAACAAGGCAGGAGCGCTTGGTTCAAAGTTCCTCCCTAGAAGTGTAGCCGCGAAAATTGCAAAATATGTGGCAGGAGAGAAATAA
- the mdh gene encoding malate dehydrogenase, producing MAIRRNKITVVGAGFTGATTALMLAQKELGDIVLLDIPQLENPTKGKALDMLEAGPVQGYDAQITGTSNYADAVGSDIVIITAGIARKPGMSRDDLVNTNAGIVKSVCENVKEVAPDAIVIILSNPVDAMTYVAYQALGFPKHRVIGQSGVLDTARYLTFISQELNVSVEDVKGVVIGGHGDDMVPLVRYTYAGGVPIEKLIPADRIEAIVQRTRTGGGEIVNLLGNGSAYYAPAASLVQMTEAILKDKKRIIPTIALLEGEYGYDNLFMGVLTILGANGIEKIMDIELTDTEKAALDKTAESVRNVIKVVTG from the coding sequence ATGGCTATTCGTCGAAATAAAATTACGGTTGTTGGTGCTGGGTTTACTGGCGCAACAACAGCGCTAATGCTAGCACAAAAAGAACTTGGTGACATTGTTCTGCTCGACATCCCACAATTGGAGAACCCTACGAAAGGGAAAGCGCTCGATATGCTAGAAGCCGGTCCGGTCCAAGGCTACGACGCTCAGATCACGGGGACATCCAATTATGCGGATGCGGTAGGGTCCGACATCGTGATAATCACAGCAGGTATCGCTCGTAAGCCTGGGATGAGCCGCGATGACTTAGTGAATACGAATGCGGGGATCGTGAAGTCCGTATGTGAGAACGTCAAGGAAGTTGCTCCAGATGCCATCGTGATCATCTTGAGTAATCCTGTTGACGCCATGACGTACGTCGCGTATCAAGCGCTTGGTTTCCCTAAGCATCGTGTAATTGGTCAATCTGGCGTTCTAGATACAGCTCGTTACTTAACGTTCATCTCGCAAGAATTGAACGTGTCTGTTGAAGATGTCAAAGGTGTCGTGATCGGCGGTCACGGCGATGACATGGTTCCACTCGTACGCTACACGTATGCGGGCGGCGTTCCAATCGAGAAGCTGATCCCAGCAGATCGGATTGAAGCGATTGTCCAACGCACACGCACAGGCGGCGGTGAAATCGTGAACTTGCTCGGCAATGGCAGTGCCTATTATGCTCCAGCAGCGTCACTGGTTCAAATGACGGAAGCAATTTTGAAAGACAAAAAACGTATTATCCCAACGATAGCGCTGCTTGAAGGCGAGTACGGTTATGACAATCTGTTCATGGGTGTTCTGACGATTCTAGGTGCGAACGGCATCGAGAAAATTATGGACATCGAACTGACGGACACGGAGAAAGCTGCTTTGGATAAAACGGCGGAATCCGTACGTAACGTCATCAAAGTGGTAACGGGGTAA
- the icd gene encoding NADP-dependent isocitrate dehydrogenase yields MPQFETYELPTEGQKITIENGVLQVPNNPIIPYIEGDGTGPDIWAASVRVLDAAVEKAYKGEKKIAWYEVFAGEKAFNKFNNWLPNDTLTAMREYIVSIKGPLTTPIGGGIRSLNVALRQELDLYVCSRPVRYFNGVPSPVKRPELVDMVIFRENTEDIYAGIEWEAGSDAVKKVLSFLQNEMGVKKIRFPETSGIGVKPVSSEGTERLVRAAIEYAIKHGRKTVTLVHKGNIMKFTEGAFKNWGYALAEAEFGDKTFTWAQYDRIKEEQGAEAANKAQKDAEAAGKIIVKDAIADIALQQVLTRPTDFDVIATLNLNGDYLSDALAAQVGGIGIAPGANINYVTGHAIFEATHGTAPKYAGLDVVNPGSVILSGVMLLEHLGWLEAAELIYKGLETSINNKTVTYDFARLMEGAKEIKCSEFANEIIKNMA; encoded by the coding sequence ATGCCACAATTCGAAACTTACGAACTTCCAACAGAAGGTCAAAAAATCACGATCGAGAACGGTGTACTTCAAGTACCTAACAACCCGATCATCCCTTACATCGAAGGAGACGGTACAGGTCCTGACATCTGGGCTGCTTCCGTACGCGTATTGGATGCGGCTGTTGAGAAAGCATACAAAGGCGAGAAAAAAATCGCTTGGTACGAAGTATTTGCTGGTGAGAAAGCATTCAACAAATTCAACAACTGGCTGCCAAACGATACACTAACGGCAATGCGCGAATACATCGTGTCCATCAAAGGACCTCTTACAACGCCAATCGGCGGTGGTATTCGTTCCCTGAACGTTGCGCTTCGTCAAGAGCTTGATCTGTATGTATGTTCCCGTCCAGTTCGTTACTTCAACGGTGTTCCATCCCCAGTTAAACGTCCTGAGCTAGTTGACATGGTTATTTTCCGTGAAAACACAGAGGACATCTACGCTGGTATCGAGTGGGAAGCTGGTTCTGATGCAGTTAAGAAAGTTCTTTCCTTCTTGCAAAATGAAATGGGCGTTAAGAAAATTCGTTTCCCTGAAACTTCAGGTATCGGTGTTAAACCAGTATCTTCCGAGGGTACTGAGCGTTTGGTTCGCGCGGCAATCGAGTACGCGATCAAACATGGCCGTAAAACAGTTACATTGGTACACAAAGGTAACATCATGAAGTTCACAGAAGGCGCGTTCAAAAACTGGGGTTATGCGCTTGCTGAAGCTGAGTTCGGCGACAAAACATTCACATGGGCACAATACGACCGCATCAAAGAAGAGCAAGGCGCTGAAGCAGCAAACAAAGCTCAAAAAGATGCTGAAGCTGCTGGCAAAATCATCGTAAAAGATGCGATTGCTGACATCGCGCTTCAACAAGTATTGACGCGTCCTACTGATTTCGACGTTATCGCAACCTTGAACCTGAACGGTGACTACCTGTCTGATGCACTAGCAGCACAAGTTGGCGGAATTGGTATCGCACCAGGAGCGAACATCAACTACGTGACTGGTCACGCAATCTTCGAAGCAACACACGGTACAGCTCCTAAATATGCTGGTCTTGACGTTGTAAACCCAGGTTCCGTTATCCTTTCCGGCGTTATGTTGCTTGAGCACCTTGGCTGGTTGGAAGCGGCTGAGCTGATCTACAAAGGCTTGGAAACATCCATCAACAACAAAACAGTAACGTATGACTTCGCTCGTCTAATGGAAGGCGCTAAAGAAATCAAGTGCTCCGAGTTTGCGAATGAAATCATCAAAAACATGGCATAA
- the citZ gene encoding citrate synthase, translating into MSATKGLEGIVATTSSISSIVDGVLTYRGIDIDDLAENATFEEVIYLLWFGKLPTQAELEKLQSDLNTFSKVPDAVIDLIRTFPKDVNSMAALRTAVSALALYDEEANDASMESNVRKAIKLQAQIPGIIAAFARIREGKEPVASPGYSSVAANFLFQLTGAEPDKVAIEALDKALVLHADHELNASTFAARVTVATLTDIYSGITSAIGTLKGPLHGGANEAVMVMLEEIGTVENVVPYINGKLERKDKIMGFGHRVYKNGDPRAKHLQKMSYELGKLTGNLKWYEMSIKADELVTGLKGLKPNVDFYSASVYTTLEIPRDLFTPIFAISRTSGWAAHILEQYENNRLIRPRAEYTGPVNQKYIPISQR; encoded by the coding sequence ATGTCTGCAACCAAAGGTTTAGAAGGAATTGTAGCCACAACCTCGTCGATCAGCTCCATTGTAGATGGTGTGCTTACGTATCGCGGGATTGATATTGATGACCTCGCTGAAAATGCGACATTTGAAGAAGTTATTTATTTGCTTTGGTTCGGGAAATTGCCTACACAAGCTGAGCTTGAGAAATTGCAAAGCGACCTAAACACATTCAGTAAAGTACCTGATGCGGTTATCGACCTTATTCGTACATTCCCGAAAGATGTTAATTCCATGGCAGCGCTTCGTACAGCTGTTTCTGCCCTTGCGCTTTATGATGAAGAAGCGAACGATGCAAGCATGGAATCCAATGTGCGTAAAGCGATTAAGCTGCAAGCACAAATCCCTGGCATTATCGCAGCATTCGCCCGTATTCGTGAAGGGAAAGAGCCAGTTGCTTCCCCAGGATATTCGTCCGTAGCTGCTAACTTCTTGTTCCAACTTACTGGCGCAGAGCCAGATAAAGTTGCTATCGAAGCATTAGACAAAGCGCTTGTTCTGCATGCTGACCACGAGTTGAATGCTTCTACATTCGCAGCCCGTGTTACTGTTGCAACGCTTACAGATATTTATTCGGGTATCACTTCCGCAATCGGCACGCTTAAAGGACCTCTTCACGGTGGTGCGAACGAAGCGGTTATGGTTATGTTGGAAGAAATCGGAACTGTTGAGAACGTTGTTCCTTACATCAACGGCAAGCTAGAGCGCAAAGACAAAATCATGGGCTTCGGACACCGCGTATACAAAAACGGCGATCCACGTGCGAAGCACTTGCAAAAAATGTCTTATGAGCTTGGTAAATTGACAGGCAATTTGAAATGGTACGAAATGTCCATTAAAGCTGACGAGTTGGTAACAGGTCTTAAAGGTTTGAAACCAAACGTTGACTTCTACTCGGCATCCGTATACACTACGTTGGAAATCCCACGCGACTTGTTCACGCCGATTTTTGCGATCAGCCGTACCTCTGGTTGGGCTGCTCACATCTTGGAGCAGTACGAGAACAACCGCTTGATCCGTCCGCGCGCTGAGTACACAGGTCCTGTTAACCAAAAATATATTCCAATTAGCCAGCGCTAA
- a CDS encoding Ppx/GppA family phosphatase — MSPLTTKLGIIDIGSNSIRLVIYETNSQGAYRVVCEHKDSARLSERMGPDLILHSKDILSILPILNHYTRLCKVHEVTTIRTVATAAVRNAANTADIVRVLEEQTGLRIEVLSGYEEARYGYLGVMNAIDIQDAMIIDIGGGSTEVSLVKDRQLLHSHSFPFGAVNTTRQYMQGANLTDQQMSTIRAMVQDALSAHPWIADSSGLPMIGLGGTIRTLGKMSRKGNKYPIQLAHNYVMKPSELRHFLTLLSSMPLEKRKKIDGLAKERADIIVPGLLILETIFTAAKASSCIISGSGLRDGLFFETINPKQPIKSDVLEASLQNILALHPNAARMHVQHVDAFALQLFDTIAVSKELDTRCRTYLHTAALLHRIGVSVHYYQYLKHTQYMMQETHIDGLSHREIVIASLIATYKTKSRTAQQVIPYKDLLLESDTALIVKLGTLLSVARALDISETQPVKEIRLHFKESTLMLHMICEYDPQLELRELSTVTKDFEKTWDLKLTTPSNVFSMM; from the coding sequence ATGAGTCCTCTGACAACAAAGCTCGGCATCATAGATATCGGATCCAACTCCATCCGACTGGTTATTTATGAAACCAATTCTCAAGGAGCCTATCGTGTCGTGTGCGAGCACAAAGATTCAGCGCGGCTTAGCGAGCGTATGGGTCCCGATCTCATTTTACATAGCAAAGACATTCTTTCCATCCTCCCGATCCTGAACCACTATACAAGGCTGTGCAAAGTACATGAGGTTACAACGATTCGAACGGTTGCGACTGCTGCAGTTCGCAATGCCGCCAATACAGCGGACATCGTCCGTGTTCTTGAAGAGCAAACCGGGCTTCGCATTGAAGTACTAAGCGGTTATGAGGAAGCGCGATACGGGTATCTCGGCGTTATGAACGCCATCGATATACAGGACGCGATGATTATCGATATTGGCGGCGGCAGCACCGAGGTCTCGTTGGTGAAAGATCGGCAATTGCTCCACAGCCACTCGTTCCCGTTTGGAGCCGTCAATACCACTCGCCAGTACATGCAAGGTGCGAATTTAACAGATCAGCAAATGTCCACCATTCGAGCAATGGTACAAGATGCCCTATCCGCTCATCCGTGGATCGCGGACTCGTCAGGTCTTCCCATGATTGGGCTCGGAGGCACCATTCGGACTCTTGGCAAAATGAGCCGTAAGGGCAATAAATATCCGATCCAGCTTGCTCATAATTATGTGATGAAGCCCAGTGAGCTTCGCCATTTCCTTACTCTTTTATCTAGCATGCCTTTAGAAAAACGCAAGAAAATCGATGGGCTCGCCAAGGAGCGCGCGGACATTATCGTCCCTGGCTTGCTTATTTTGGAGACGATCTTTACCGCTGCGAAAGCTTCTTCCTGTATCATTAGCGGGTCAGGTTTACGTGATGGCCTCTTCTTCGAAACGATCAACCCAAAGCAACCCATTAAGTCAGATGTGCTGGAGGCCAGCCTACAGAATATATTAGCTCTCCATCCGAATGCTGCGCGCATGCACGTTCAGCATGTCGATGCATTTGCTTTGCAGCTATTTGACACCATTGCCGTTTCGAAGGAGCTTGATACACGCTGCCGAACCTATTTGCACACAGCGGCCCTCCTGCACCGTATTGGCGTTAGTGTGCATTACTACCAATACCTTAAACATACGCAGTATATGATGCAAGAAACGCATATAGACGGCCTTAGTCACCGTGAAATCGTCATTGCATCCCTCATTGCTACGTACAAAACAAAAAGCCGGACCGCGCAGCAGGTTATCCCTTACAAGGACCTGTTACTCGAATCCGACACGGCTTTAATCGTAAAATTAGGGACTCTCCTTAGCGTCGCGCGCGCCCTAGACATTAGCGAAACGCAGCCTGTGAAGGAGATTCGACTTCATTTCAAGGAATCCACATTGATGCTGCACATGATTTGTGAGTATGACCCGCAGCTAGAGCTGAGAGAGCTTTCTACGGTAACCAAAGATTTCGAGAAAACGTGGGATTTGAAACTGACTACTCCATCCAACGTTTTTTCCATGATGTAA